ggaagtcaccgcttcagaccttcctaaagaatgggctgttaaagaatgggttgaggaccgtcttcaaaagcttgaagcatccatatcGGAACGGATCGATGACCGCATACAAGAACACAACGTGTCCgagcttcaaccattcaaggatagatccaacagaatagttgattcggccctgaagttcaccgacgtgacaaagctgcttctggaaaaacatcaagaacgactctcagaactcggcaacggtctgtgggaagaggccggtgagcgcgatAAACGGGCTTAGCGAACCGCAACTctggaggatgtgacctccgatttaaagaaagacttcgaacgggtcgacacgacaCTTAACCTGGTCTCCGAACTTGAGAAGACAAACAagagtctcgtggccgaagtgaAGGCGCTCTCCGAACaaatggccgaaattctaaggGCTAAGGTGGACGCGGAGGCCGCGACTAtagcggctgatgctcaagtggctaagagggtccaggatgcgctggacgccgaagttagcaaagataaagaggcaccgCGCCCAACTCAACTGACCGAAGCGGAAGTGGAAGCCGCACGACTTAAAAATGCTGAGGCCATATTCCCAGGGTTTGCTGAGAAAGTAGCCACCCGAactgcggaggatgccgcacggttggaaagggaaGCACGAAGGCTGGACGGCTTCGCTAGGGaacacaagaagaagaaggcggccgcctccgtttCATCACCGAAAAAGAGACAGAGggaggcccctaagaaagttcagatAGCCGAGCTGCTCAAAGaggtctctgaaccggtcattACGGGTAcatcgcagcaagccgaccaagtcgaggacgaagtcgaagaacaactgcggtcccggtctaaaaggCGACGATCTTCCGAACCGACCGGGCAACAacaaccgaagaagaaaaagaagagcgtctatgacttcacggactctgaatagggactatccttctttctcttattggccttagtatttctatatattttgtcttttccggtcatctatatataaatatataaagttatttttgaatccggccttattttgcatttctacttagttttgatcattttaaataaaataatcaaaaggggagaaattgataagataaaagatagagactCTTATaaagacttttccaaaaattttctcaaacacttttcgaaaaattctcccaagtcaaaaatccggccaaacaaaacaaccggcctacggttgcaaacttacatgattttgataattttaaataaaataatcaaaaagggagaaattgttagataaaataagaccggttcaaataaacctaacttaaataaacctttcatgcaggaacaaggaaccggaccggatgaacaagagaaccgactaaagaaaccaaaccggtcaagctaccaaaccgatcaagagtattcggaacgtgaccgcacaacgaaaggatcggtcaaagctcaaaaccggaatcatcaaacagccgatcatccacaagacaagaataaccggaagaagtccggttacatcactaccaaaagacattcggccaagtcaaatgaccgaccagcacaagaagacaatttgggtatctgttgagaatgataccaaaggaacagactgaatacttccatatccatgcaagtctgaggaaagactgtaggctgcagaaaacagtactaccggatccttctacttcgggataagccagaaaggaaatcttccaagtacagacaattgtccaaacagacagtgcctatatcaagtaaaagacaaacccggcaggtttgtcttacacaccggaagaacagactgccaggtctgagacataataccaggtctgagattgaccatcaggtctgaggaaacgaccgcaggtctgaacctctgaaacactgaatcactgcacttctgttcagccaatcagattcaaggcagtgaaatatgaccgttggcatatttcacctataaaaggggtagctgaagaagagtaaatgcagtgacttaagcgggacattaagagacaacagtgtgatattgagatattaagagcatttactacaagtgataagagtgtgctgttctagaaagcctaagtgttgaaagttaaagtgtgttttacaatttcggtgtaaattgtaagagtgttatcgagcaggaaataagtctcgatcggcctgtatttgtattccttagtgaatatccttctcgcggtttcgagaggaaggggtgacgtaggagttttatcttcgaacatccataaaatctgtcttgctatttactttctgccggcttcattatctaaccgattaacttaaccacaccgctccaaaccgactctatactaaccataccgaatatccagattaccgaaaccgacccaccatttccaaatcttcatcatccaaaaccgaccgtgcctatcatacaagcgtgccgcttcaacctgaaagcaaacttcttccgcgcttgaacctagttcaagggtttgtgacaggttgtgtagtattgaaaccccggtgttaatctctaatcggattaaccaccaccctacgagtgtgAACctctaaccggtccaacccccggttcaccagcggcgatctagatcctaacacttatttatttaaagattaaaataatacttatttacaaataactaagtgaaaaattatttatttattttttaataattttttgttttcaatattcaatataatatattttatttatattaacacaaaaaataataatataataagaattGGAATTTTGTAGGAATATATATTGTAGAATTACTATACGGACGGGTCGGATGTCtttctattttttcattcagtcaatcaaaatatatatatatatatatatatatatatatatatatatatatatatatatatatatatatatatatatatatatatatatatatatatgaatattttaaaaatattttaattagtgaatttaatgaaataattaatgggatatcaaaataattatatttgattatatttacaaaatgtatattaaatcaaaattttattttattttaaaatgaggaCATGACTTAACTATAATATctttataaaattctaaaatcttTGTAAACAATCTCTTTCACAAGTCTCATTATCtccttaaataattttaaggcCACGTTCGAATTGGGGTTATTATAATAACCTAaagggaaaaaataaataatgatcgatgatgattttgaggaaataaaaatatttttggtaaaattatttaaaaggtattgatatataataataaaataataaataataatttaaaatatatggtattttagtattttgagtAATGAATTGAATAATGTGATTGATAAGAGGGGAGTGAAAAAATGTTTTAGTgggttgagttatttaaataaccacaACTGAACAAGGCatagtctattattattattatggactcGACTGATGGGTAAGTTAACTTATATTactagttaaataaaataattatagttaGAAATAGTGTTGgaagaaaaaatgttattaatttttattttattttgtttaaattaagaaTCTTTATATCATACTCTTATTATTTGAAAGAtaaaaatcttttataaatatatatatataaagataaatgatttgGAGAGAGAATTTGGGTAAAGAATATGAGAggaaataacaattaataagtTGATACCACATTATTCTCTCTTCCAAATTTCCTCCACTTGtcacttctatatatatatatatatatatatatatatatatatatatatatatatatatatatatttattaaaataaatattatttttttttgttaaaaattaagaCGTTTTAAATGAGCCTCTTATTATTTGAACTAATAGAATAAAAATGTTagtatgttaatatatatattaagatgtattttaaaacattatctaATCTaaatattctcataaaatttttaaaatatttttttttaaattaatttaaaaaaaaaattaattcaaaccCAAATCCAATTCTAAAactaaattttacaaaaatatatatatatatatatatatatatatatatatatatatatatatatatatatatatatatatatatatatatatatatatatatatatatatatatatataagagaacaataaatatagagaaatgttggagaatataaaaaatatcaataaaatatcaCTAGAATATTACATATCAAGCATTCAAAATTCATTCAATTTtcctaacaaaataaaagaaactaataattaaatataagaaatccCACCATCCCTTTTTTATTACAACAATCATCCTCAAAACTTTATCTATAATAAAAGAaactttagtaaaaaaataactcaaaatctTTATTGACCCCAACACCAACatgatcttcttctttttcttctatttccTCTAACATGATCTCTATCTGTCTGCATTCATGGCTACAAAAAGCCTTCTCCCCTCTGcaaacaaaacaattaaaatattataaattggtttcaaaataatattattattaattatatctctaatgaattatattattatgccCATATcaaatttctaattaaaattttgttttaaaatgcTATTTCATGCcgatttacataaaaaaaaaaaaaaaaaaaactagattcatttaaaagtgttttcaaatgatctAAATACATGCATATGcatagaagaatatgaacagtcaTAAACCTGTACATGTAGAGGTCTTCTCCTTGCTCGAGATTCTTCTTGCAACGGTAACACGAGAAGCTCAAGAACCTCTCTTTCATATTCATCACCAACCCTTTTCCACAACAGCTTTCCACAACACAATCATCAAAGATATGAATCGTTCTAGGATTCGGACCATACGAGGTTACACGAGTATAATCCTCAGAAAGCACCATCTCACTCGCCGACAAAGATTCCGACAGGGTTTTCTTCCATGCTGACAGTGAAACGGGATTCCTCCTAGTCTTGATACCGAAATCGGTCTGGGATTTGGCTGGAGAAGAAtgggaaaacaggggaagatgAGGGATTTTTATCTTTAGATTATTGGATGCTAATAGAACTAGTGAGGATTTGGTGGGTTTGGGGAAATTTGAGCTGGATTCCTCATTTTTCAGAAGAACATTAGCAATTGCAAGACCGATTCCTTTAATGGAGTCAAACTGGTCCcggtttgtttgaatttgagttCGAGTTGCAGGGCCGaatgtgtttcttctgaaagtTAGGCTTGAAAATGATTCTGTTTGTTCTCTAAAGGGTTTCAATGTAAAACCATTGAGTAGTAATATAGGAAATAGAAAGAGATTCGAATTTTCAATTCCATAATCTTCCATTGGAGATTGCTTTCTGCAGATCTATTCTTTGAAGCTGATAATCTGCAAATCAAAATGAAACCTTTAGTGGGTTTTAATAATAGATTTTCAACCCACTTACTACTAAAAATGCTTTCTTGTCTCCATAGATTTCTCAAACAGAAGGTACGAGGAAGATGTAGATTTTCAGAGAACGCgggagagagaagaagatgcAAGGAAGGTGGGCGGATTGGGGGAGATATAAAGTCTTATTGCATTGGGATGAATAAGGTCAATAGGAGAGACtagtatttataatttattcctTTTTAATGTTTTGTGCATCATTAATCACtccttaaaaattaaattaattttatttcaattttataacatttaaacaaaatattaaatactttcacgatacaaattattatcaaaaactaatttatttggaaaaaaatctcaatttttgaaaaacaaaatcccatatcaaacaagtcattaaatatgaacatatattggtaatattattattgtattataaatgaattacttgataaataattattttccttTATTATATAAGATTGTACTTctattttattaacaaatacGTACTGGAGTACTaggaaaaataatttacaaCTAAGTAAATATGTTTCTTATAAGAGTATTGATATGGGAGCGAAATATTTGTAGCCAAAGAGTAGCAAATGAATGACATGGAGCGATGATTCGACTTGCTAactaagtatatatttatttttcttttttttattcattaataaatttctcCCTCTTATAACTACCCCTCCCTCTTAAATTATAAGacgtatttaataatataaaaaagtttattattaaaaaataattaataattaataatttatctttttaaattttttattattataaatatatattttttttaaattattgtaaatgtattttaattatttctctctatataattttttttatttaaaaattaaaatttatttttaataataaaaatgattcaaattaaaataaatataattaattaaaaacatttacttgAGTAAATTTTTCTCTCCtctcaatatttatatttcttttctcttaaatatataaaatggcacatttaatatattttttttataatttttattattaaaaaactcttaataatttctcttttcaattttttattattataaatatatttcttttaattattatacatgcaactataaatgtattttaattatcaaataatattagaaCATACtccaagatttttttttatctagattgaatattagtaatttgagttttatttattagtttatagtttaagtctaaataatttatctcatgatacaattttaaataaagtaaatatttataataattttaaaataaaaaaattaaagaaagaaattattaaataattttttaaaataataaaaaaaatttaagagagaaaaattattaaatatttttaggtgatatacaatttaaaattaaagagagagaaaatgatagACGTTTTTTTTTATGGTGACATGTGCATTGTCACATTATTCGCTGCCTCCAATCTCTACACTTTTTATCGCTCCATATCATTATCATCTTGATAATGATAGGGTGAGCGAAATATTTGTAGCCAAAGAGTAgcaaatgaataatgaatgacGTGTAACGATGATTTTGATGactaagtatatatttatttttcttttttttattcattaataaatttctcCCTCTTATAACTCCTTATATTTTCTCCATCCCTCTTAAATTATAAGtcgtatttaataatataaaaagtttattactaaaaaataattaataattaataatttatctgtttttaattttttattattataaatatatatatattttttaattattgtaaacgtattttaattatttctctctatataattttttttatttaaaaattaaaatttattttcaataataaaaatgattcaaattaaaataaataataattaattaaaaacatttacttgagttaatttttttcacttctcaatatttacatttttttctcctaaatatttaaaatggcacatttaatatatatttttttataatttttattattaaaaaactcttaataatttctctttttaattttttattattataatttttttttaattattatacatgcaactataaatgtattttaattattaaataatattagaacATACTccaagattttttttatctagattgaatattagtaatttgagttttatttattagtttatagtttaagtctaaataatttatctcatgatccaattttaaataaagtaaatatttatagaaattttataataaaaaaattaaagagataaattattaaatagttttttaaaataataaaaaaatttaagagagagaaattattaaatatttttaagcgacatatataatttaaaattaaagagagagaaaataataaacgTTTCTCTTTTCATGGTGACATGTGCATTGTCACATCATTCGCTGTCCATTCTCTACATTTTTTTTAgctcccctatcattactctttttataattataattatgagttTAGGAATTAATAGTAAAATGATATTAAGAGGATCAAATGTGGTTAAGGTTTACAAATAATAGTGGTcgatataagtttatttttaattttttttca
This is a stretch of genomic DNA from Impatiens glandulifera chromosome 4, dImpGla2.1, whole genome shotgun sequence. It encodes these proteins:
- the LOC124935002 gene encoding FCS-Like Zinc finger 8-like: MEDYGIENSNLFLFPILLLNGFTLKPFREQTESFSSLTFRRNTFGPATRTQIQTNRDQFDSIKGIGLAIANVLLKNEESSSNFPKPTKSSLVLLASNNLKIKIPHLPLFSHSSPAKSQTDFGIKTRRNPVSLSAWKKTLSESLSASEMVLSEDYTRVTSYGPNPRTIHIFDDCVVESCCGKGLVMNMKERFLSFSCYRCKKNLEQGEDLYMYRGEKAFCSHECRQIEIMLEEIEEKEEDHVGVGTHVNLQAQGVWEAVMFDEVDERKDRMALATIYQALPDDVLLMVAEKDSAKLTWETLKAMHVGVERVKEIVTAIEQFGDLNNMTIEEIVGRLKVHKERLCGYGDKEEENLFLMHDE